Proteins found in one Sphaeramia orbicularis chromosome 8, fSphaOr1.1, whole genome shotgun sequence genomic segment:
- the LOC115424163 gene encoding immunoglobulin lambda-1 light chain-like — protein MLVTLCTLITALTYVDAAKVLTQTPAVLTVSAGQEVVLKCNIQRDDGYYVSWYKQVPGGAPQFVMDFYHTDSDTSYGTGFSSDRFNSKTTSDIDYQLIISRAEVGDSAQYFCGTWDDSADEHVFGPGTKLTVTSSSVPPPVLTVFPPSAAELQSNKATLVCLSSQSVSVAHVTWLAAGSPLSTGISTSTAVQQPDQTFQISSYLSIQTSDWNTDQVYTCQVSVGSQTSEKNINKSACPTEQQ, from the exons ATGCTGGTGACCCTCTGCACTCTCATCACTGCTCTAACAT ATGTTGATGCAGCAAAAGTGTTGACTCAGACGCCTGCTGTCCTCACAGTTTCTGCAGGACAAGAGGTTGTTCTCAAATGTAACATTCAGAGAGATGATGGTTATTATGTCAGCTGGTATAAACAGGTTCCTGGTGGAGCTCCTCAGTTTGTTATGGACTTTTATCATACTGACAGTGACACCAGCTATGGAACAGGATTCTCCTCTGATCGATTTAACTCTAAAACTACATCAGACATTGATTACCAGTTAATCATTAGTCGTGCAGAGGTAGGAGACTCTGCTCAGTATTTCTGTGGGACATGGGATGATTCTGCTGATGAACAT GTATTCGGACCAGGCACCAAGCTGACTGTGACAA GCTCCAGCGTCCCTCCTCCTGTCCTGACAGTCTTCCCTCCGTCCGCTGCTGAGCTCCAGTCCAACAAAGCCACTCTGGTCTGTCTGTCCAGTCAGTCTGTGTCTGTTGCACATGTGACCTGGTTGGCTGCTGGGAGTCCGCTGAGCACTGGGATCTCTACCAGCACCGCTGTTCAGCAACCAGACCAGACTTTCCAAATCAGCAGCTACCTGTCCATCCAGACGTCAGACTGGAACACGGATCAGGTTTACACATGTCAAGTGTCTGTGGGCTCCCAGACTTCCGAGAAAAACATCAACAAGTCAGCGTGTCCCACTGAGCAACAGTAG
- the LOC115424162 gene encoding immunoglobulin lambda-1 light chain-like yields the protein MLVTLCTLITALTYVDAAKVLTQTPAVLTVSAGQEVVLKCNIQRDDDGYYVSWYKQVPGGAPQFVMDFYHTDSETDYGTGFSSDRFNSKTTSDIDYQLIISRAEIGDSAQYFCETWDDSASAAVFGPGTKLTVTSSSVPPPVLTVFPPSAAELQSNKATLVCLSSQSVAFAHVTWLAAGSPLSTGISTSTAVQQPDQTFQISSYLSIQTSDWNTDRVYTCQVSVGSQTSEKNINKSACPTEQQ from the exons ATGCTGGTGACCCTCTGCACTCTCATCACTGCTCTAACAT ATGTTGATGCAGCAAAAGTGTTGACTCAGACGCCTGCTGTCCTCACAGTTTCTGCAGGACAAGAGGTTGTTCTCAAATGTAACATTCAGAGAGATGATGATGGTTATTATGTCAGCTGGTATAAACAGGTTCCTGGTGGAGCTCCTCAGTTTGTTATGGACTTTTATCATACTGACAGTGAAACCGACTATGGAACAGGATTCTCCTCTGATCGATTTAACTCCAAAACAACATCAGATATTGATTACCAGTTAATCATTAGTCGTGCAGAGATAGGAGACTCTGCTCAGTATTTCTGTGAGACATGGGATGATTCTGCTTCTGCAGCT GTATTCGGACCAGGCACCAAGCTGACTGTGACAA GCTCCAGCGTCCCTCCTCCTGTCCTGACAGTCTTCCCTCCGTCCGCTGCTGAGCTCCAGTCCAACAAAGCCACTCTGGTCTGTCTGTCCAGTCAGTCTGTGGCTTTTGCACATGTGACCTGGTTGGCTGCTGGGAGTCCGCTGAGCACTGGGATCTCTACCAGCACCGCTGTTCAGCAACCAGACCAGACTTTCCAAATCAGCAGCTACCTGTCCATCCAGACGTCAGACTGGAACACGGATCGGGTTTACACATGTCAAGTGTCTGTGGGCTCCCAGACTTCCGAGAAAAACATCAACAAGTCAGCGTGTCCCACTGAGCAACAGTAG
- the LOC115424802 gene encoding immunoglobulin lambda-1 light chain-like has product MLVTLCTLITALTYVDAVIVLTQTPAVLTVSAGQEVVLKCNIQRDDGNYVYWYKQVPGGAPQYALNLHYTNSAPGYGTGFSSDRFNSKTTSNIDYQFIINRAEVGDSAQYFCQTWDDSASAAVFGPGTKLTVTSSSVPPPVLTVFPPSAAELQSNKATLVCLSSQSVAFAHVTWLAAGSPLSTGISTSTAVQQPDQTFQISSYLSIQTSDWNTDQVYTCQVSVGSQTSEKNINKSACPTEQQ; this is encoded by the exons ATGCTGGTGACCCTCTGCACTCTCATCACTGCTCTAACAT ATGTTGATGCAGTGATAGTGTTGACTCAGACGCCTGCTGTCCTCACAGTTTCTGCAGGACAAGAGGTTGTTCTCAAATGTAACATTCAGAGAGATGATGGGAATTATGTCTACTGGTATAAACAGGTTCCTGGTGGAGCTCCTCAATATGCTCTGAACTTACATTATACTAACAGTGCACCCGGCTATGGAACAGGATTCTCCTCTGATCGATTTAACTCCAAAACTACATCAAACAttgattatcagtttatcattaatcGTGCAGAGGTAGGAGACTCTGCTCAGTATTTCTGTCAGACATGGGATGATTCTGCTTCTGCAGCT GTATTCGGACCAGGCACCAAGCTGACTGTGACAA GCTCCAGCGTCCCTCCTCCTGTCCTGACAGTCTTCCCTCCGTCCGCTGCTGAGCTCCAGTCCAACAAAGCCACTCTGGTCTGTCTGTCCAGTCAGTCTGTGGCTTTTGCACATGTGACCTGGTTGGCTGCTGGGAGTCCGCTGAGCACTGGGATCTCTACCAGCACCGCTGTTCAGCAACCAGACCAGACTTTCCAAATCAGCAGCTACCTGTCCATCCAGACGTCAGACTGGAACACGGATCAG GTTTACACATGTCAAGTGTCTGTGGGCTCCCAGACTTCCGAGAAAAACATCAACAAGTCAGCGTGTCCCACTGAGCAACAGTAG
- the LOC115424801 gene encoding immunoglobulin lambda-1 light chain-like, whose protein sequence is MLVTLCTLITALTYVDAVIVLTQTPAVLTVSAGQEVVLKCNIQRDDGYVVSWYKQVPGGAPQYVLYFYHSHSSSSYGTGFSSDRFNSKTTNIDYQLIISCAEVGDSAQYFCGTWDSSAAATVSQITAVFGPGTKLTVTSSSVPPPVLTVFPPSAAELQSNKATLVCLSSQSVAFAHVTWLAAGSPLSTGISTSTAVQQPDQTFQISSYLSIQTSDWNTDQVYTCQVSVGSQTSEKNINKSACPTEQQ, encoded by the exons ATGCTGGTGACCCTCTGCACTCTCATCACTGCTCTAACAT ATGTTGATGCAGTGATAGTGCTGACTCAGACGCCTGCTGTCCTCACAGTTTCTGCAGGACAAGAGGTTGTTCTCAAATGTAACATTCAGAGAGATGATGGTTATGTTGTCAGCTGGTATAAACAGGTTCCTGGTGGAGCTCCTCAATATGTTCTGTACTTTTATCATAGTCACAGTTCATCCAGCTATGGAACAGGATTCTCCTCTGATCGATTTAACTCCAAAACTACAAATATTGATTACCAGTTAATCATTAGTTGTGCAGAGGTAGGAGACTCTGCTCAGTATTTCTGTGGGACATGGGATAGTTCTGCTGCTGCAACTGTGTCACA AATCACTGCGGTATTCGGACCAGGCACCAAGCTGACTGTGACAA GCTCCAGCGTCCCTCCTCCTGTCCTGACAGTCTTCCCTCCGTCCGCTGCTGAGCTCCAGTCCAACAAAGCCACTCTGGTctgtctgtccagtcagtccgTGGCTTTTGCACATGTGACCTGGTTGGCTGCTGGGAGTCCGCTGAGCACTGGGATCTCTACCAGCACCGCTGTTCAGCAACCAGACCAGACTTTCCAAATCAGCAGCTACCTGTCCATCCAGACGTCAGACTGGAACACGGATCAGGTTTATACATGTCAAGTGTCTGTGGGCTCCCAGACTTCCGAGAAAAACATCAACAAGTCAGCGTGTCCCACTGAGCAACAGTAG
- the LOC115423470 gene encoding immunoglobulin lambda-1 light chain-like — MLVTLCTLITALTYVDAAKVLTQTPAVLTVSVGQEVVLKCNIQGLPGNTVYWYKQVPGEAPQYVLYFYHGGSSPSYGTGFSSDRFNSKTTSNIDYQFIIIRAEVGDSAQYFCQAWDGSANEAVFGPGTKLTVTSSSVPPPVLTVFPPSAAELQSNKATLVCLSSQSVAFAHVTWLAAGSPLSTGISTSTAVQQPDQTFQISSYLSIQTSDWNTDQVYTCQVSVGSQTSEKNINKSACPTEQQ, encoded by the exons ATGCTGGTGACCCTCTGCACTCTCATCACTGCTCTAACAT ATGTTGATGCAGCAAAAGTGTTGACTCAGACGCCTGCTGTCCTCACAGTTTCTGTAGGACAAGAGGTTGTTCTCAAATGCAACATTCAGGGTTTACCAGGAAATACTGTGTACTGGTATAAACAGGTTCCTGGTGAAGCTCCTcagtatgttttgtacttttacCATGGGGGCAGTTCACCCAGCTATGGAACAGGATTCTCCTCTGATCGATTTAACTCCAAAACTACATCAAACATTGATTACCAGTTTATCATTATTCGTGCAGAGGTAGGAGACTCTGCTCAGTATTTCTGTCAGGCATGGGATGGTTCTGCTAATGAAGCT GTATTCGGACCAGGCACCAAGCTGACTGTGACAA GCTCCAGCGTCCCTCCTCCTGTCCTGACAGTCTTCCCTCCGTCCGCTGCTGAGCTCCAGTCCAACAAAGCCACTCTGGTctgtctgtccagtcagtccgTGGCTTTTGCACATGTGACCTGGTTGGCTGCTGGGAGTCCACTGAGCACTGGGATCTCTACCAGCACCGCTGTTCAGCAACCAGACCAGACTTTCCAAATCAGCAGCTACCTGTCCATCCAGACGTCAGACTGGAACACGGATCAGGTTTATACATGTCAAGTGTCTGTGGGCTCCCAGACTTCCGAGAAAAACATCAACAAGTCAGCGTGTCCCACTGAGCAACAGTAG